The region TCAACCAAAGCTGTTCTGGTGGATTTTGGCCTCACTGTCCAAATGAGGGAAGATGTCTACATTCCAAGGGATCTTCGCGGGACTGAGGTAAGGGGTGCTGTTTGACAATGTGGCTTCAGTAGTTGGAAGAAACCAGGAAGAAAGCTGCTCTGAGTAATTTACAGTCAGGGCTTTTAAAGGCTGAGAATGGCAGTCACCTCTGAGGTGATTCATCTGCTGGATATCCGCTGGGTGTTTTTATGTGGTTAAACTGATTAGTAATAAATGTATATCTCTAAAATGTAAAGGGACATAAAGAAATCATTATtgttatattaatgtttttaagcGAAGTGTAATAAAAAGATGTAGGTTACTATAtgactacagtatgttgaataGTTCGTCTGTTTGTAATGTTATGTACCCTGTCCTTGCACAAGGCCTAAATGGTCAGTGTTTACAAGAGTTTATGCTGAGATATGAAGTTTATTTCCACCTTCTTTTTCCCTTCATTTCTATGGATTGATGCCAATAAATGGGTCAGAGAGGTTTTAATGGTTTAAATACGCTAGCTCTCCTCTCTACCGACTTTGCCATAGATGTCTTTGTCCACTCAAATGAATGGCAGCAGTGGTGACCAGGTGTCTGGGTGTTAATAGCAAGATGTCTGACATGTTTTAAGGGGAAGTCTTGGAGAGAGAAAGAGCATTGTGTGTAACTGCCAAGGGGAGAGAGATTTTTGGGGTTGAATGATGTTTCTGCCTTGACATTATAgcaattggtggtggtgggtgCTGTTTTAATTGTATTGAAAGAAGGACTGAAGACTGCTTTGGGGTTCACGTTTGAGTTCGAAATGGAAATGATAAAAAGAAGGTCTCCTGTGGAAAGAGCTCTGCCAGCTGATAGACTGGGCATTGTGTTTGCAGATGTACATGAGCCCCGAGGTGGTTCTCTGCAGAGGTCACACGACGAAGGCCGACATTTACAGCCTGGGCGCCACGGTCATTCACATGCAGACAGGCAGCCCTCCCTGGGTGAAGAGATACCCTCCTTCTGCCTATCACTCCTATCTGTATATAGTAAGTCTCgttagtatttttgtttttctgtgttttgttaGATTTAATGCATGAATGTCTGATTTGATGTGCACCAGTAATGCAGACACATACACAGTATGAAGGCTATGTTCCTGCCAGGTTCATGGCTGTAATCCTGCTGTAATCCAGAAGTTAGTATTTCACGATCATCAGTGTGTTTgtgctttttctttctgtagCCATCTTCATGTGCCTCAGTCATTTCAGTAGACTGTCTCATTTTATTTCTCTGCACATGTTGCAGTCAACACCTTTGCACACTTAGTGTGTACGTTCCATCGTAAGGTGGAGATACAATCTTGTGACTGCTGCAAGTGTAGCATTTTggtcatgttttgtttttgttaagctgtttccataataaaaaatattctctCTTCACTTTGCTGTGGCTGGGTAGGGGGTGTtaatttttcttcaaaaaaaagaagctgagaaaaatggaaaaaatataatttcaattCCTGTTCACAAGTCATTACCCTCTGGTTTATTTAGTGTTTTGTTGTAACAAAACCATGCCCCTTTTCATTTGTTTGCAGTTTTTTAAGAATGCATTCTAAAGGTAACAGTAAATAACACAGTAGTATAGATTTTGTGAACTGAGGCCAGAGTTCTAAAATCAttctttctaaatgttttttttcattctttttctcaAATCCTGTTACCCATCTCCACTTTCAGTACATTCTCAGACAGCTGGTTCTGCTTTTTCAAGTTACTGAAACCAAAAATACCACTATTTTGAAACTGTGGTTTTCCATTACTGCTTTCAGTTGTGTGCATGCAGAAAATAGGAagtgctttaaagcaacaaattaATTGTGAGGTGAACAGGACGATGAAAacttgaaatgtttctttgttAAATCCTGTGTgtgcttgatttaaaaaaaatattgtgtggCTCCCATCCCATAATAGCTTAAAACAAAAgggaacagaaataaaatgggacttagatactgtagatgtttcCACTGCGTATTTTAGGAGGGCCAGAAACTCCCTACACAAGTGGGTTGCTGACAGATTTCCCTGGGTTGTGCTTTTGAAAGCTTTTAAACCCAAGAACAGGAGTCACTGTCTGACCCAAAGTGTTGTGGAAGTattgaacaagctacccagtcatgcTGTTGAACCCATTACCCTGGTTTttgtcaagaaacagctgggcgAGATCCTTGGATCCATTAAGCGCTAGCTGTTCCAGTacgtagctgtgtcagcatgtataggctgcaaaggaacaagcaaaggtttatttcatgctgaaaagagaagacgttttggctgtggagtcttcgtcggctgtgagagagagaagtCAGCAGCTGATATAGTATAGgtcaggagaacaaaagccgggagagaggagaggaggcgggagcaggggggaGGCAGCGTGGGCAGGTGGTGCGAAGTCGAGAGGTGAAAAGAGGTGTGATctcaaaacctgcaaatgaaaagagaggattagaaggaaatgagttgttgagagaagggggaaggagtgatcctagtttcaggataattttggtttcggctGTCTTTCTGCACACAcgcaaagaaggctccacagctgaaacgttgtgtttcctttcttctcttttcagcagggaatcaacctttacttgttccattacgCACCGACTGCCCAGCAGGCCAGGTGggccgaatggcctcctctcgtttctATAACCCTTCTCGTGCTTTCCAGCCCTGATGGCACGCCCCTCTCGTTTTTTTCTCCCCCGGGCAGATCCACAAGCAGGCCCCGCCGCTGGAGGACATTGCCGAGGACTGCAGCGCGCCCATGCGGAGGTTCCTGGAGGGGGCCCTGGAGAGAAACCCCAAGCAGCGGCGCTCGGCCGCCGAGCTGCTGCGGGACGAGGCCGTTAACCCCCCGCGGGCGGATCAGCCGCGCTGCTGGAGCCTGGACTCCGCCCTGTGGGAGGGGACGCACCCCATGCTGCGCCAGCAGAGCCAGGTGGCTGACTCCACCCAGGGTACGTCTACCCCTCCCTCTGCGCCGCTGCTCCTCCAACAGGCCAGGGGGGGCGGTCCCGTGGGTTTCACGAGATGACTGAATTCCAGCTGGTTACAGCGCTTGTGAGAAATTTTGAACAAACGGTTCTAAAGGAAGATGACATAATCATTCAGGGTACTGTTCTCTGCTAGTCTGGTCAACTGTAAATCTTCCTCCTGGGTCCCAGTTCCAAGCTCCCTCTGAATATATTTCATTCCACAACCTGTCTTTGGTTGTACGTCACGTTTGAGGAGATTGGATCGAATTAAATTCAGCCTTATTTCACTTTGCGCGATCGGATGTATCATTCAGTGGTCCAGAGCAGGACTGTCAACCTTTTCTGCCTGGGGGACCACCTTTGAAGAAAGACTCCAATGCGATGTGTGTAGTTAGATATAAGAAACAGCCACACAGGTAATCTTACTATCTGTTCTGAAGTACGAAAAGCAGGCGTGCAGGTCAGCAGGTTTAACCATCAGCACTCTCACCGTGTGAGGGTGTTGATTTTACCCCGTGCTTGATTTGGGATGTTACGTCTCACTTTGtgggacatcccaggcaggtgTGTAGAAAGGTGTCAGCCAGTGTCCTGGAAACAGCAGCTTGACCAACGCAATTTGCCCTAACGTTTGTTACTCCATGTCCCTTCCGAGTGACGTCTGCTGAGGTTATGAGTGACACTTTCCGTCATGCTGCGTTAGTAATGAAATGACAAATAAAACCCGATGAATGTTCTGTCTCTGGttaattttaatcacaaagCTGGGTTCTTGAGCCTCTGCAGTATGTGCATGTCTGGAGGAGTGGGTGAAGGGAAGAACAATCTACCCTCTGGgatatttgaaagaaatgacTGGTATATTACGCATTTGAATGGGCTGGTTTCATACTTAACATAGAGCAATGGTCTTATATCTATGCTTCGGACACTaaatcataattattatttttttcagactcATCTATATGCAGCAATGAAGACTCTATACACCTGAAGAGAAAGGGATCCCTGTATATTGACCTGGGTGCCCTAGCAGACTACTACAACATAGTAAGAGGGCCCCCAGCTTCTGAGTATGGCTAGCTCGCAGACACCGGCCCTCCAGCGCAGGAAGGCCTGTTCATGAGGAACGCGGGAGGTGCCAGTCAATTAGAATTCGACAGGGGCCCAGAACATTTACTGGGGTGACTTGTGGAGTCAGTGCCTTGGAAAGGCCTGACCCTGTGCTTGAGGGACAGCCGAGTGGAATGTAGCCCCGTGTCCAAGCTCAGCCATGCACCCACGGTGAACAAGCTGGACCCATGGTTTTGAGGGACGTTCTCATATAACAGCATTTGAGGACGCTTCCAGGCATTAAGACAGCGTTATGCATTGTATAATGTGatgtaaaacatataaaatcaaTAAACCTATAAACTTTTAAACACGGAATAGTGCACTATAAAAAATGTAGCTATTGTCAGCAACTACTGTTTCAGAGGTACTAGCAATGCTTGGGGATATCGGTAGATAATTCTTGTGTGATGTGTACATATCAAATATTATGTTTCTAATAGAAATGATTCATGCTGATTCACTGCCTATCACCTAGGCAAACAATGATCTGCCTCTTTATATTGCTTCTAAATACAAGGTTAGCTTGTGTTTACGTACTTGTTCCTATGGAAGAGACACTTTTGTATTTGCTGTGCAGGTTGCCTAAAACTGTTTACCATGCAATAGGTTTGTGTAATAACAGAGTGTACTGGCTGTATAGCTTTCAGTGTACATCCGATGAGATGAAAATATTAATCCTTTACATGTTTGGGATTTGTGCTTGTGACATAGATAAATGTTAAAGATTAAAGATTCTTTTGTAACATCATCTgggcagagtttttttttactttgtattttaGTGAGCTACAAATACATAATAAAAAGTAGCATTTCCGTCCTGTTTTTCCTCTTTCACAAGTGGGCATGTTTCGATAACTGACGACGAGAATATTCCCAAATCTTTACAAAAAACTGTCTGACACCAGCATTACTACCTTGTAGCCTGCTCCAGTCACATCTCAGAGGCAAAGCTAGGCAGAACCTGGACAGCGCTGGGATAGGAACTGCCCAAGAAAAAACAGGTTGCAGCTGTAAGTAATATTAGAGGACCAATAGGTGGAGCTCTTCCTTCTGGACTACAATGTACAAAAGAATGTCCGAGTATGGTTAAGGGGAACATCTGTGCTGTAGGACTCtgggatgagatgttaaatagAAAGTGTCCTGTCTATTTGGTCATTAATAGTGAAAGCCACAGTGCTTTTCATAAAAGTGGGGGTGTTAGCTTATGGCTATAATTCAATCTGTGAATTAGGATGAAAATCATTATATACGGTGCCTAGTCACACCCTTTCCATAGAGACAcaattacttttcagaatgtttcagAATGAGCAGCTGTTTTTCACTTGAACGGTGATCGGACACCAGAATAAAAGATCTCGGTAGCATGACTGATCTGTCTGCAGgttaaagtaaaaagaaaaccacatttGTCTACAGTAGCTCTATATCACAGGCACGCATACGATGTAAGAATCTGTTTCCCTAATTCTGAACAGTGTcaaaatatattgtacataaaTATCTAATTGCACACTGTCCACATTTGTAGATCCATCTATTATCAAAAGCTGATTATCCAGGTGAGGGTTGCAGGAATATAAAGTATATCCATGTTACAAGTGAGAGAGCACacaaaattatatataataaatccTTTAATATCTATTATAATTGTAtttctaataaaatatttaactgaagtTATTAAGAATTATATTATAAATGTGTTTTGCCCAGTTTTCTAttattgtgtttatttgtgTGTCTTAATTTTTTAGAAGAGTAATCATCTTTTCCTGCTATAGCTGGTTTTCTCTACTTTTCAAGTCTTGAATGCATCACACATTTAAAACATGGTTAAGTTTCGAAATCTTTTGTCTGTAGTTTTGGCTGAGTTTCCAAATCTCCAAATCTGTTTGTAGTTTTTTCCCTATTAGTCTTAGCCTGACTACCGATGATGCTGCTTAGTTGATACTGAGTGTTCTCTGAGCTGTTATCTGCTAATAAAGGGGAAATTTATTTAAAGAGGAAGTTAATTTTCCTAGTTCAGTTTCAGTTAATAGAATAGTATACGTACTGTATTATGTTAGACTAAAGCTTTATATCAACTGGCACTACAGATAAAAACTTAGATCCTTTTTTTCTTCACTACTGAGTAATGTTATGTAAACTCTTGATCTCTGGTTGCATGCTGTTACTATGCAAATGTTATCTCTTTGCATGAATAATTCCCAACTCTGTCCTTTATTTCATTACTTTAGTGGTAAAAACAGACAACTCTTCTCTGCTCTTAGACTTTGCTTTGCATTTGTGATGTTTTCTTAACATGTTGGGACAAGTTTCACTTTAAGATATTCTTGTAGTTTAAATAGagcttaaaatgtacagtattttgcataATGAGAACAAAATAACTGGAAAAGAAATATGAAGAGAGAGCTTGGGCTTCAGAAACAAGGGAGTCAAATGCTTTAACCGATCAGTGCTTTGATACTGCATGCACTAAAGTGTCATTCCTTCACATTTGCCACATCCTACACAACAAGAAAATAcaacttttaaaataacttgacTTCGAGTTCatataaactaaaaatatattagaCTTTGATTCATGTTGTATATGAAACAAGGAGAcaagtatttgtttttatttaatttgtctaaatttttaaatattgtttttatttaatttgtctaAATCGACCTTGTAACACACATGGTGTAATCATGTAATAtatacattaaatgaaaaacacaaactggCATTGCTGACATTCTGCTGAATGtagaatttgtttttgaaaatgtagttAATATGTGAATAAAGAAGAATGCAGATCTCAATGGACGGAGCAAAGTTCGCGATCTGTAAACAGAATCTCCATGGCTATATGAAAAAGATCACCCTGAATGGAAAACAGAATAATCATTCCATTCTCTCCACCTCCTCCTTGATTCAACTGTGGGAAGAAAACTGGAAAGGTGTTTTGACACATGTGGCTTTCGCATTAGAATAAGAAGTGTTGTTATGAAACAGTGGCATCCTACCGAGTTGAAGTTCGTATCTCTTTATAAATTTCACAAAGTGAAGATTCCAATTTAAAGACAAGTGAGGGGCCAAGGTCATTCAAGTCTTCCAGTTTTAAATCACTCGCTCATTTTAGAAGGCAAGGTTGCCTCAATCACAGGATTTGTCTTTTCTAAACAGACTCAGGGAAACAGAATGAAGGAGAAATGGAACCTGCAATTAACCTGTAATTAGAACAACTGTCTCGGAGCAGCCCCCTCTAGTATGATAAATTATTACCTTCTGTGCATTCACACATATTCCTTCTCTTTACCACTGCATACAGGAATCTTGAGTCAGCTTGCTTAAAGCATGGATTTGTTTTTATATGCATGTGCAAATCAGTCAGGCCATTTACACCCTG is a window of Lepisosteus oculatus isolate fLepOcu1 chromosome 6, fLepOcu1.hap2, whole genome shotgun sequence DNA encoding:
- the map3k8 gene encoding mitogen-activated protein kinase kinase kinase 8 isoform X2 — translated: MEYVNENEGIRLLLAHMNLEDFISVMGTFYPDEGAELFEESLTQEEMDENVEIVDSLVPEDNKDNLLVERVRYGTVADLLTFANRVSNTPPAVFKHQSQEAGVLLNKIPVEHFKPADVEIQACFRHENIAELYGALLWDQTIHLFMEAGEGGSVLEKLESCGPMREFEIIWVTKQVLKALEYLHSKSVIHHDIKPSNIVLMSTKAVLVDFGLTVQMREDVYIPRDLRGTEMYMSPEVVLCRGHTTKADIYSLGATVIHMQTGSPPWVKRYPPSAYHSYLYIIHKQAPPLEDIAEDCSAPMRRFLEGALERNPKQRRSAAELLRDEAVNPPRADQPRCWSLDSALWEGTHPMLRQQSQVADSTQDSSICSNEDSIHLKRKGSLYIDLGALADYYNIVRGPPASEYG